One genomic segment of Ancylobacter sp. IITR112 includes these proteins:
- a CDS encoding RNA pyrophosphohydrolase produces the protein MIPFDQLPYRPCVGVVLVNRDGLVFLGERRGGPEQVDAQHSWQMPQGGIDEGESPEAAARRELYEETNVSSVEMLATAPDWFAYDLPEPLARQAWKGRYRGQTQKWIALRFTGTDDEIDVLNPGGGQHKPEFVAWRWEKLERTPGLIVPFKRPVYEQVVSVFQPVVAPAP, from the coding sequence ATGATCCCTTTCGACCAGCTTCCCTATCGCCCCTGCGTCGGGGTGGTGCTTGTCAATCGCGACGGTCTGGTCTTTCTCGGCGAGCGCCGGGGCGGGCCGGAACAGGTGGACGCGCAGCATTCCTGGCAGATGCCGCAGGGCGGCATTGACGAGGGCGAAAGCCCGGAGGCGGCGGCGCGGCGCGAGCTCTATGAGGAGACCAACGTCTCCTCGGTGGAGATGCTGGCCACGGCGCCGGACTGGTTCGCCTATGACCTGCCGGAACCGCTGGCGCGGCAGGCCTGGAAGGGCCGCTATCGCGGCCAGACGCAGAAATGGATCGCGCTGCGCTTCACCGGCACGGACGACGAGATCGACGTGCTCAACCCCGGCGGCGGCCAGCACAAGCCGGAATTCGTCGCCTGGCGCTGGGAAAAGCTGGAGCGCACGCCGGGCCTGATCGTCCCGTTCAAGCGGCCGGTCTATGAGCAGGTGGTGAGCGTGTTCCAGCCGGTGGTGGCGCCGGCGCCGTAG
- a CDS encoding S41 family peptidase — protein MMRRTSVFLFGAAAGALIAVGATQPRLLLEPTAAMAAASDTYRQLNLFGDVFERVRADYVEKPDDSKLVEAAINGMLSSLDPHSTYMDAKDFRDMQVQTRGQFGGLGIEVTMEDGLVKVVAPIDDTPAAKAGVQAGDLIAKLDGEEVKGMTLNQAVDKMRGAVNTPIKLTIIRKGQDKPIELSITRDIINIKSVRARVENGDIGYIRITSFSEQTGEGLKKAVADLTKQIGEDKLKGFIIDLRNNPGGLLDQAIDVSDTFLDRGEIVSTRGRDPEQTERRNARPGDLANGKPIIVLVNGGSASASEIVAGALQDHKRATVLGSLSFGKGSVQTVIPVSGNAAIKLTTARYYTPSGRSIQAKGIQPDIELVQDVPQDVKEKAEAAGVETTRGEASLKGHLKNGEDEQTGSPAYVPPDPKDDTQLKLAIDLIEGVQKNAAYPADPKAAVPN, from the coding sequence ATGATGCGTAGGACGTCTGTATTTCTCTTCGGTGCGGCGGCCGGCGCCCTGATCGCGGTCGGCGCCACCCAGCCGCGGCTGCTGCTTGAGCCGACGGCGGCGATGGCGGCGGCGTCGGATACGTACCGCCAGCTCAACCTGTTCGGCGACGTGTTCGAGCGCGTGCGTGCCGACTATGTGGAAAAGCCCGACGATTCGAAGCTGGTCGAGGCGGCGATCAACGGCATGCTGTCCTCGCTGGACCCGCACTCCACCTATATGGATGCGAAGGATTTCCGCGACATGCAGGTGCAGACCCGCGGCCAGTTCGGCGGGCTCGGCATCGAGGTGACGATGGAGGACGGCCTCGTGAAGGTCGTCGCCCCGATCGACGACACCCCGGCGGCCAAGGCCGGCGTGCAGGCGGGCGACCTGATCGCCAAGCTCGACGGTGAAGAGGTGAAGGGCATGACCCTGAACCAGGCGGTCGACAAGATGCGCGGCGCGGTCAACACGCCGATCAAGCTCACCATCATCCGCAAGGGCCAGGACAAGCCGATCGAGCTGTCGATCACCCGCGACATCATCAACATCAAGTCGGTGCGCGCCCGGGTCGAAAATGGCGATATCGGCTATATCCGCATCACCTCCTTCAGCGAACAGACCGGCGAGGGGCTGAAGAAGGCGGTGGCCGACCTGACCAAGCAGATCGGCGAGGACAAGCTCAAGGGCTTCATCATCGACCTGCGCAACAATCCGGGCGGGCTGCTCGACCAGGCGATCGACGTGTCCGACACCTTCCTCGACCGCGGCGAGATCGTCTCCACCCGCGGCCGCGACCCTGAGCAGACCGAGCGCCGCAATGCGCGGCCGGGCGACCTCGCCAATGGCAAGCCGATCATCGTGCTGGTCAATGGCGGCTCGGCCTCGGCCTCGGAAATCGTCGCCGGCGCGCTGCAGGACCACAAGCGCGCGACGGTGCTGGGCTCGCTGTCCTTCGGCAAGGGCTCGGTGCAGACGGTGATCCCGGTTTCCGGCAATGCCGCGATCAAGCTGACCACGGCACGCTACTACACGCCGTCGGGCCGCTCGATCCAGGCCAAGGGCATCCAGCCCGACATCGAGCTGGTGCAGGACGTGCCGCAGGATGTGAAGGAAAAGGCCGAGGCGGCGGGCGTCGAGACCACGCGCGGCGAAGCCTCGCTCAAGGGCCATCTGAAGAATGGCGAGGACGAGCAGACCGGCTCCCCCGCCTATGTGCCGCCGGACCCGAAGGACGACACCCAGCTCAAGCTGGCGATCGACCTGATCGAGGGCGTGCAGAAGAACGCCGCCTATCCCGCCGATCCCAAGGCGGCGGTGCCGAACTGA
- a CDS encoding murein hydrolase activator EnvC yields the protein MTGACALALVTALGLPAGAQTVPAAPKDKQQEQQQRIERLNAELKDSTAVQKRLAAEVAALEGDRAKLNEALLDTAIRVRETEAKLDASEQRLLLLGREAADIKESLEARRAVLAEVLGGLVRLGRRPPPALMVRPDDALESIRSAMMLGAVLPELKAETDLLASELAAQERVRQDTARERDALAELKRSLADERARTAALIEEKKNSLQQGEAALADEKTRAAALAAEAGNVRELMARMETEIAATRKAAQEAAQSEAAQGPAGSTADRLAALQNPGRLSPGVAFDDAKGLLPLPVGGTVLKAFGADDGYGGQEKGLSLGTRIEAQVASPSDGWVVYAGPFRSYGQLLIINAGNGYHILLAGMDKITVELGQFVLSGEPVGIMGRGPQLVSSAGLGTAQPILYVEFRKDGNSIDPTPWWATSESEKVRG from the coding sequence GTGACGGGGGCCTGCGCGCTGGCGCTGGTGACGGCGCTCGGCCTGCCGGCGGGGGCGCAGACGGTGCCCGCCGCGCCGAAGGACAAGCAGCAGGAACAGCAGCAACGGATCGAGCGGCTCAATGCCGAGCTGAAGGATTCCACCGCCGTGCAGAAGCGCCTCGCCGCCGAGGTGGCGGCGCTGGAGGGCGACCGCGCCAAGCTGAACGAGGCCCTGCTCGACACCGCCATCCGTGTGCGCGAGACCGAAGCCAAGCTGGACGCCAGCGAGCAGCGCCTGCTGCTTCTGGGCCGCGAGGCGGCGGACATCAAGGAATCGCTGGAGGCCCGCCGCGCCGTGCTGGCCGAGGTGCTGGGCGGGCTGGTGCGGCTCGGCCGGCGCCCGCCCCCGGCGCTGATGGTGCGCCCGGACGACGCGCTGGAATCGATCCGCTCGGCCATGATGCTCGGCGCGGTGCTGCCGGAGCTGAAGGCGGAGACCGACCTGCTCGCCAGCGAACTCGCCGCGCAGGAGCGGGTGCGCCAGGACACGGCGCGCGAACGCGACGCTCTCGCAGAATTGAAACGTTCCCTCGCCGATGAACGCGCCCGCACCGCCGCGCTGATCGAGGAGAAGAAGAACTCGCTGCAGCAGGGCGAGGCGGCGCTCGCCGACGAGAAGACCCGTGCCGCCGCGCTCGCCGCCGAGGCGGGCAATGTGCGCGAGCTGATGGCGCGGATGGAGACCGAGATCGCCGCCACCCGCAAGGCGGCGCAGGAAGCCGCGCAAAGCGAGGCGGCGCAAGGGCCGGCGGGCAGCACGGCCGACAGGCTGGCGGCGCTGCAGAACCCCGGCCGGCTCAGCCCCGGCGTCGCCTTCGACGACGCCAAGGGGCTGCTGCCGCTGCCGGTGGGCGGCACGGTGCTGAAGGCCTTCGGCGCCGATGACGGCTATGGCGGGCAGGAAAAAGGGCTCTCGCTCGGCACGCGGATCGAGGCCCAGGTCGCCTCGCCCAGCGATGGCTGGGTGGTTTATGCCGGGCCTTTCCGCTCATATGGACAACTGTTAATTATCAATGCTGGCAATGGTTATCATATCCTGCTGGCCGGAATGGATAAGATCACGGTGGAATTGGGTCAGTTCGTGCTCTCGGGCGAGCCGGTCGGGATCATGGGGCGCGGTCCCCAGCTCGTCTCGTCGGCCGGCCTTGGAACCGCCCAACCCATTCTCTACGTCGAGTTCCGCAAGGATGGAAACTCGATTGATCCAACGCCATGGTGGGCGACGAGCGAAAGCGAGAAGGTACGCGGATGA
- the rlmH gene encoding 23S rRNA (pseudouridine(1915)-N(3))-methyltransferase RlmH — translation MRLILLAVGRLKAGPERELCARYLDRSAKGGRALGLSGPDVTEIGESAARRPEDRMAEEGAALLAALPDAGAVIALDPRGAEMTSEQIAADLAALRDRGSRSLSFVIGGADGLSEAVRGRADRLIAFGRATFPHQLVRVMLAEQIYRATTILAGHPYHKA, via the coding sequence TTGCGGCTCATCCTTCTCGCGGTCGGCCGGCTGAAGGCCGGGCCCGAACGGGAATTGTGCGCGCGCTATCTCGACCGCTCGGCCAAGGGCGGGCGGGCGCTCGGCCTTTCCGGGCCCGACGTGACCGAGATCGGCGAGAGCGCGGCGCGCCGGCCCGAGGACCGCATGGCCGAGGAGGGCGCGGCGCTGCTCGCCGCCCTGCCCGATGCGGGGGCGGTGATCGCGCTCGACCCGCGCGGCGCGGAGATGACCAGCGAACAGATCGCCGCCGACCTCGCCGCGCTGCGCGACCGGGGGTCGCGCTCGCTGAGCTTCGTCATTGGCGGAGCGGACGGGCTGAGTGAGGCGGTGCGCGGGCGGGCGGACCGGCTGATCGCCTTTGGCCGCGCCACCTTTCCCCACCAGCTCGTCCGCGTCATGCTGGCCGAGCAGATTTACCGCGCGACGACGATCCTCGCAGGCCATCCCTATCACAAGGCCTGA
- the rsfS gene encoding ribosome silencing factor, with product MALAAADTSPATAPVSDARFDAEEILALVLARLDDDQAEDVVSIELRGKTTIADYMVVASGRNQRHVGAIAEHLVEALKGRGVSGVRVEGLPACDWVLIDASDVIVHIFQPEVRGFYNIEKMWSAAIPGGPATLTRG from the coding sequence ATGGCGCTTGCAGCGGCCGACACCAGCCCGGCGACTGCACCTGTCTCCGACGCGCGCTTCGACGCCGAGGAGATTCTTGCCCTCGTACTCGCCCGTCTCGATGATGACCAGGCCGAGGACGTCGTCTCCATCGAACTGCGCGGCAAGACGACCATTGCCGATTACATGGTCGTCGCCTCCGGCCGCAACCAGCGCCATGTCGGCGCCATTGCCGAGCACCTCGTCGAGGCGCTCAAGGGCCGTGGCGTTTCCGGCGTGCGCGTCGAAGGCCTGCCGGCCTGCGACTGGGTGCTGATTGATGCGAGCGATGTCATCGTCCACATCTTCCAGCCGGAAGTGCGCGGATTCTACAATATCGAGAAGATGTGGTCGGCCGCCATTCCCGGCGGCCCGGCGACGCTGACGCGCGGCTGA
- the nhaA gene encoding Na+/H+ antiporter NhaA yields MPSRLYRRTSARARLATERAFHAAERFLHIEAVSGLVLLAAAAIALIWANSPYAQSYHDLWHTPLSFGLGGFTVSQSLHFWVNDALMTVFFLVVGMEIRREIHEGALSRLRAAVLPMAAAVGGVAVPALIYVSLNSAPGQIEGWAVPTATDIAFAVGVLAILGRSIPSNLRVFLLALAIIDDIAAILIIALFYSGGIDPAGLLVGLAGIVMVVALQLAGIGSAWAYIVPGAVLWIGLLQAGAHPTLAGVMLGMLTPVVPGRGREPALHAAERALDDIRGKAARSADAASLLPALRRLAIAQREMTPPVTRVQMVLHPWVAYGVMPIFALANAGVSLDGVDFGRADAFAVTAGVVVALVIGKPLGVVAASWLVVRAGWGSLPPGVSWAGVLLVGLLAGIGFTMSIFIATLAFADPALLGAAKLGVLIASLAAAGLGLAFGLRLTRRARALAPSPS; encoded by the coding sequence ATGCCGTCACGCCTTTATCGTCGCACCAGCGCGCGTGCGCGCCTCGCCACCGAGCGCGCCTTCCATGCCGCCGAGCGTTTCCTGCATATCGAGGCGGTGAGCGGCCTCGTGCTGCTGGCCGCGGCGGCGATCGCGCTGATCTGGGCCAATTCGCCCTATGCACAGAGCTATCACGATCTCTGGCACACCCCGCTGAGCTTCGGCCTTGGCGGCTTCACCGTCTCGCAGTCGCTGCATTTCTGGGTCAATGACGCGCTGATGACAGTGTTCTTCCTCGTCGTCGGGATGGAGATCCGGCGGGAGATTCATGAAGGCGCGCTGTCCCGGCTGCGCGCGGCGGTGCTGCCGATGGCGGCGGCGGTCGGCGGCGTGGCGGTGCCGGCGCTGATCTATGTCTCGCTCAACAGTGCGCCGGGGCAGATCGAAGGCTGGGCGGTGCCGACCGCGACCGACATCGCCTTCGCCGTCGGCGTGCTGGCGATCCTCGGCCGCTCCATTCCCTCCAATCTCCGCGTCTTCCTGCTGGCGCTCGCCATCATCGACGATATCGCCGCGATCCTCATCATCGCGCTGTTCTATTCCGGCGGCATCGACCCGGCCGGCCTTCTGGTCGGGCTCGCCGGCATCGTCATGGTGGTGGCGCTGCAGCTTGCCGGGATCGGCTCGGCCTGGGCCTATATCGTGCCCGGCGCGGTGCTGTGGATCGGCTTGCTGCAGGCGGGCGCGCACCCCACGCTCGCCGGCGTGATGCTCGGCATGCTCACCCCGGTGGTGCCCGGGCGGGGGCGCGAGCCGGCGCTGCACGCGGCGGAGCGCGCTCTCGACGATATACGCGGCAAGGCGGCGCGCAGCGCCGATGCGGCGAGCCTGCTGCCCGCCCTGCGCCGCCTCGCCATCGCCCAGCGCGAGATGACGCCGCCGGTGACCCGGGTGCAGATGGTGCTGCACCCCTGGGTCGCCTATGGGGTGATGCCGATCTTCGCCCTCGCCAATGCCGGGGTTAGCCTCGACGGGGTCGATTTCGGCCGCGCGGATGCCTTCGCCGTCACGGCCGGGGTGGTGGTCGCTCTGGTGATCGGCAAGCCGCTTGGCGTCGTCGCCGCGAGCTGGCTGGTGGTGCGCGCCGGCTGGGGCAGCCTGCCGCCGGGCGTGAGCTGGGCCGGGGTGCTGCTGGTCGGCCTGCTCGCGGGCATCGGCTTCACCATGTCGATCTTCATCGCCACGCTGGCCTTTGCCGATCCCGCGCTGCTCGGCGCGGCCAAGCTCGGCGTGTTGATCGCCTCGCTCGCCGCCGCCGGCCTCGGCCTCGCCTTCGGCCTGCGACTCACACGGCGGGCGCGCGCGCTCGCCCCGTCCCCCAGTTGA
- a CDS encoding MFS transporter, which produces MVFSLNRLLQEPAPLAALERQSWHPWLVVGLVSIGAFVGQLDATIVQLALPALGRAFGAPLQQVSWVALSYLLAFASFLPIFGRLCEIHGRKTLYIAGYSLFISASALCALAESFGQLVAFRFLQGMGGALLGANSIAILVQAVPEAARGRALGYFAAAQAVGMSAGPALGGFIVEALGWRWIFGLTVPFGVLAILAGWLALPRGAVGGEKPAFDWGGALLIGPALILLVATLNHVSSWGLASPLTLASLCVAALLLWALRRREAHTAAPLIDPRLFTASAFRWGVLGVVLGYALLYGVFFLMSFGLAHGYGESAREAGLRLALVPVALGLTAPFSHAVRAVLGRWIGPVGMACALAGLAMLWLTFGRSPDHHIWDTVSFLLIGFGLGLFVAPNSTATLAAVSAGLAGAAGSLLNLMRVLGTSLGVAAGASVLTWRLKVETGSARDWLASDGAGLLAAVRTSLPLLALMALIAAFAAQRAAGATRR; this is translated from the coding sequence ATGGTATTCTCCCTGAACCGGCTTCTTCAGGAGCCGGCGCCGCTCGCCGCACTGGAGCGCCAGAGCTGGCATCCCTGGCTCGTGGTCGGCCTCGTCTCTATCGGCGCCTTTGTCGGCCAGCTCGACGCCACCATCGTGCAACTGGCGCTCCCCGCTCTGGGGCGGGCCTTCGGCGCGCCGCTGCAGCAGGTGAGCTGGGTGGCGCTGTCCTATCTCCTCGCCTTCGCGTCCTTTCTGCCGATCTTCGGCCGGCTGTGCGAGATCCATGGCCGCAAGACGCTGTATATTGCCGGCTATTCACTTTTCATCAGTGCCAGCGCGCTGTGCGCTCTGGCCGAGAGTTTCGGCCAGCTCGTCGCCTTCCGCTTCCTGCAAGGTATGGGCGGGGCGCTGCTCGGTGCCAACAGCATCGCCATTCTGGTGCAGGCGGTGCCGGAGGCGGCGCGCGGCCGGGCGCTGGGCTATTTCGCGGCGGCGCAGGCGGTGGGCATGAGCGCCGGCCCGGCGCTGGGCGGCTTCATCGTCGAGGCGCTGGGCTGGCGCTGGATTTTCGGCCTCACCGTGCCCTTCGGCGTCTTGGCCATTCTCGCCGGCTGGCTCGCTCTGCCGCGTGGGGCGGTGGGCGGAGAAAAACCCGCCTTCGACTGGGGTGGGGCGCTGCTGATCGGCCCGGCGCTGATCCTCCTCGTGGCGACGCTCAACCATGTCTCCAGTTGGGGGCTCGCCTCGCCGCTGACGCTGGCGAGCCTTTGCGTCGCGGCGCTGCTGCTCTGGGCGCTGCGGCGGCGCGAAGCGCACACCGCCGCGCCGCTGATCGACCCGCGCCTGTTCACCGCGAGCGCCTTCCGCTGGGGGGTGCTGGGTGTGGTGCTGGGCTATGCGCTGCTCTATGGCGTGTTCTTCCTCATGTCCTTCGGCCTTGCCCATGGCTATGGCGAAAGCGCGCGCGAGGCGGGGCTGCGGCTGGCGCTGGTGCCGGTGGCGCTCGGGCTTACCGCGCCGTTCAGCCATGCGGTCCGCGCCGTGCTCGGCCGCTGGATCGGACCCGTCGGCATGGCCTGCGCTCTTGCCGGGCTGGCCATGCTCTGGCTCACCTTCGGCCGATCACCCGATCATCATATCTGGGACACGGTGTCCTTCCTGCTGATCGGTTTCGGGCTCGGCCTGTTCGTGGCGCCCAACAGCACGGCGACCCTCGCGGCGGTGTCCGCCGGCCTCGCCGGGGCGGCGGGGTCGCTGCTGAACCTCATGCGGGTGCTCGGCACCAGCCTCGGCGTCGCGGCCGGGGCGAGCGTGCTGACGTGGCGGCTCAAGGTGGAGACGGGAAGCGCGAGGGACTGGCTGGCGAGCGACGGCGCCGGCCTGCTGGCGGCGGTGCGCACGAGCCTGCCGCTGCTGGCGCTGATGGCGCTCATCGCGGCTTTCGCGGCGCAGCGGGCGGCGGGAGCCACGCGACGCTAG
- a CDS encoding toxin-antitoxin system YwqK family antitoxin encodes MTSPPVPFAKTHRDGSLWSRGQTVDGVPVGEWEWFRKDGTRLRSGTFDKGRQVGEWTTYDREGNVYKVTRMKESGSGRL; translated from the coding sequence ATGACCTCGCCTCCCGTGCCTTTTGCCAAGACCCACCGCGACGGCAGCCTGTGGTCGCGCGGGCAAACCGTTGACGGCGTTCCCGTCGGCGAATGGGAGTGGTTCCGCAAGGATGGCACGCGGCTGCGCTCCGGTACGTTCGACAAGGGCCGGCAGGTGGGAGAGTGGACCACCTACGACCGAGAGGGGAACGTCTACAAGGTCACCCGGATGAAAGAGAGTGGCTCGGGCCGCCTCTAG
- a CDS encoding nicotinate-nucleotide adenylyltransferase, producing MRVGLYGGSFNPAHEAHRAASLLALKRLRLDRVWWLVTPGNPLKDNSALPPLGQRLEQARLMADHPALVPTGLEAGLDTRFSFDTVAALVRRFPGVRFVWLMGADNLASFHRWQHWRDIAARVPIAVIDRPGSTFRAMASPAATALARWRVPESEAAALATLPPPAWVFLHGLKSPLSSTRIREGGEASAEPPPEYACIPARKAQESRS from the coding sequence ATGCGGGTCGGGCTGTATGGCGGCAGCTTCAACCCGGCGCATGAGGCGCACCGCGCCGCCAGCCTGCTGGCGCTGAAGCGGCTGCGGCTCGACCGCGTGTGGTGGCTGGTGACGCCCGGCAACCCCCTGAAGGACAACAGCGCCTTGCCGCCGCTTGGCCAGCGGCTGGAACAGGCGCGCCTCATGGCCGACCATCCGGCGCTGGTGCCGACCGGGCTGGAAGCGGGGCTCGACACCCGCTTCAGCTTTGACACGGTGGCGGCGCTGGTGCGGCGCTTTCCCGGTGTGCGTTTCGTCTGGCTGATGGGGGCGGACAATCTCGCCAGCTTCCACCGCTGGCAGCATTGGCGGGACATCGCGGCGCGTGTGCCGATCGCCGTCATCGACCGGCCGGGCTCGACCTTCCGCGCCATGGCCAGCCCCGCCGCCACCGCGCTGGCCCGCTGGCGGGTGCCGGAAAGCGAGGCCGCCGCGCTCGCCACCCTGCCGCCGCCGGCCTGGGTATTCCTGCACGGGCTGAAATCGCCGTTGTCCTCGACACGGATACGGGAGGGGGGTGAGGCTTCGGCCGAGCCCCCGCCGGAGTATGCTTGCATCCCTGCCCGTAAAGCACAGGAGAGCCGCTCATGA
- a CDS encoding glutamate-5-semialdehyde dehydrogenase — translation MAAIGARARAAARTLALASAAVKEAGLRAAAQAIRDQAPAILAANEQDLAAARAAGMSAALQDRLVLNEARLDAIARAVEEIAALPDPVGQVTESWERPNGLRLERVRTPLGVIGVIYESRPNVTADAGSLCLKAGNAVILRGGSDSFHSSRAIHAALVEGLTSVGLPADAIQLVPTRDRAAVGEMLAGLGGNLDVIVPRGGKSLVARVQAEARVPVFAHLEGLVHVYVDKAADLEKSLAIVKNAKLRRTSVCGAAETLLVDRADASRLLAPLVTMLLEEGCAVRGDDATRAVDPRVTEASDEDWRTEYLDAVISVKLVDGVEAAIDHIETHGSHHTDAILTEDAATAERFLNEVDSAIVVHNASTQFADGGEFGFGGEIGIATGRMHARGPVGAEQLTSFKYRVRGTGQIRP, via the coding sequence ATGGCGGCGATCGGCGCGCGCGCCCGCGCCGCCGCCCGCACGCTGGCGCTGGCTTCCGCCGCGGTGAAGGAGGCGGGGCTACGCGCCGCCGCCCAGGCGATCCGCGACCAGGCGCCCGCCATTCTCGCCGCCAATGAACAGGACCTCGCCGCCGCCCGCGCGGCGGGGATGAGCGCCGCGCTGCAGGACCGGCTGGTGCTGAACGAGGCTCGGCTCGATGCCATCGCCCGCGCGGTGGAGGAGATCGCCGCGCTGCCCGACCCGGTGGGGCAGGTGACGGAAAGCTGGGAGCGGCCCAACGGGCTGCGGCTGGAGCGCGTGCGCACGCCCCTCGGCGTCATCGGCGTGATCTATGAGAGCCGGCCCAATGTGACGGCGGATGCCGGCAGCCTGTGCCTGAAGGCCGGCAATGCGGTGATCCTGCGCGGGGGCTCGGACAGTTTCCATTCCTCCCGCGCCATCCATGCCGCGCTGGTGGAAGGGCTCACCAGCGTCGGCCTGCCCGCCGACGCGATCCAGCTGGTGCCGACCCGCGACCGCGCGGCGGTGGGCGAGATGCTGGCCGGGCTCGGCGGCAACCTCGACGTGATCGTGCCGCGCGGCGGCAAGAGCCTCGTCGCCCGGGTGCAGGCGGAGGCCCGCGTGCCGGTGTTCGCCCATCTCGAAGGGCTGGTGCATGTCTATGTCGACAAGGCCGCCGATCTGGAAAAATCGCTCGCCATCGTCAAGAACGCCAAGCTGCGCCGCACCAGTGTGTGCGGGGCGGCGGAGACGCTGCTGGTGGACCGGGCGGACGCCTCCCGCCTGCTCGCCCCGCTCGTCACCATGCTGCTGGAGGAAGGCTGCGCCGTGCGGGGCGACGACGCCACCCGGGCGGTGGACCCGCGCGTGACCGAGGCCAGCGACGAGGACTGGCGCACCGAATATCTCGACGCCGTCATCTCGGTGAAGCTGGTGGACGGGGTGGAGGCGGCGATCGACCATATCGAGACGCATGGCTCGCACCACACCGACGCCATCCTCACCGAGGACGCCGCCACCGCCGAGCGCTTCCTCAATGAGGTCGATTCCGCCATTGTGGTGCACAACGCCTCCACCCAGTTCGCCGATGGCGGCGAATTCGGCTTCGGCGGCGAGATCGGCATCGCCACCGGGCGCATGCATGCGCGCGGGCCGGTGGGCGCCGAGCAGCTGACCTCGTTCAAATACCGCGTGCGCGGCACCGGCCAGATCCGGCCGTGA
- a CDS encoding YihY/virulence factor BrkB family protein: MFRAFDIALDAFWRFVEDDGWAIASHIALSALMSLFPFLIFVTALAAFFDFKNLADETVQLMLEAWPSQVADPIGREIRNVLTQVRTDVLTIGVVLAIYFSSNGIESLRIGLNRAYGMREARAWYWLRLESIGYVVVGAAGLLALSFLVVLGPVLWLAAVRYVPALEPFGWVITFLRYAATSVILIVALVVAHMWLPAGRRSLSQVLPGILVTLALWLAAGAAFGRYLAEFAGNYVTTYAGLASVMIALVFLYTTASIFVYGGELNAAIRRAREGRL; this comes from the coding sequence TTGTTCCGCGCCTTCGACATCGCACTGGACGCCTTCTGGCGCTTCGTCGAGGATGACGGCTGGGCGATCGCCAGCCACATCGCGCTGTCGGCGCTGATGTCGCTGTTCCCGTTCCTCATCTTCGTGACCGCGCTCGCCGCCTTCTTCGATTTCAAGAATCTGGCGGATGAGACCGTTCAATTGATGCTGGAAGCCTGGCCCTCGCAGGTGGCGGACCCGATCGGCCGCGAGATCCGCAACGTGCTCACCCAGGTGCGTACCGACGTACTGACCATCGGTGTGGTGCTGGCGATCTATTTCTCCTCCAACGGCATTGAGAGCCTGCGCATCGGGCTGAACCGCGCCTATGGCATGCGCGAGGCCCGCGCCTGGTACTGGCTGCGCCTCGAATCCATCGGCTATGTCGTGGTCGGCGCCGCCGGCCTGCTGGCGCTGTCCTTCCTCGTGGTGCTCGGCCCGGTACTGTGGCTGGCGGCGGTGCGCTATGTGCCGGCGCTGGAGCCCTTCGGCTGGGTCATCACCTTCCTGCGCTACGCCGCCACCTCGGTGATCCTGATCGTGGCGCTGGTGGTGGCGCATATGTGGCTGCCGGCGGGGCGGCGCAGTCTGTCGCAGGTGCTGCCGGGCATATTGGTGACGCTCGCTTTGTGGCTCGCCGCCGGTGCCGCCTTCGGCCGCTATCTCGCGGAATTCGCCGGCAATTACGTCACCACCTATGCCGGCCTCGCCTCGGTGATGATCGCGCTGGTGTTCCTCTACACCACCGCCTCGATCTTCGTGTATGGCGGCGAACTCAACGCCGCCATCCGCCGCGCCCGCGAGGGCCGGCTCTAG
- a CDS encoding host attachment protein codes for MSTSYDKIRIEQGAWVVVCDGRKALILCNKGDATFPNLRTHEVHEQENPPTREQGTDQPGRVHQSVGSARSSVEPTDWQEEGERAFMRQVAARLETAVTGGEVKSLIIVAAPRALGALRPHLSKAVADIIAAEVDRDMVKLPVYEIEKHLAA; via the coding sequence ATGAGCACCAGCTACGACAAGATCAGGATCGAACAGGGCGCGTGGGTCGTCGTCTGCGACGGGCGCAAGGCGCTGATCCTGTGCAACAAGGGAGACGCCACCTTCCCCAATCTGCGCACCCATGAAGTGCACGAGCAGGAAAACCCGCCCACCCGCGAACAGGGCACCGACCAGCCCGGCCGGGTGCACCAGTCCGTCGGCTCGGCCCGTTCCTCGGTTGAGCCCACCGACTGGCAGGAGGAGGGCGAGCGCGCCTTCATGCGGCAGGTCGCCGCCCGGCTGGAGACGGCGGTGACAGGGGGCGAGGTGAAATCGCTGATCATCGTCGCTGCCCCGCGCGCGCTCGGCGCGCTGCGCCCGCATTTGTCCAAGGCGGTCGCCGACATCATCGCCGCCGAGGTCGACCGCGACATGGTCAAGCTGCCCGTCTACGAGATCGAGAAGCATCTCGCCGCCTGA